The Actinoplanes sp. N902-109 genomic interval GGCCTTCCATGTGAAAGGGGCATCGTGAAGACGGTTGCCATGAACCTCGGCGGCGTCGTCGAGACACCGCAGATGCCGTCGTCGCCGTACCTCGTCGACGTCGACGGTCATCCGTACGTGCCGATCGGCACGGCCGGGATCGTGCTCGGCGTCCGCCTCGGTGACGGGGTCTTCGACCACGACGCCGATCACGCGGCGCCGGGCGTCACGCTCGCGCACGCCGATCAGGCCGCCCGGCACGGCTTGACCGCCCTGGCCTGCCTGGGCAACGAGGCCGTGGTGCACGGCGGCGCGGCGGCCGGGCGGCGGGGCCGGGTCCTGGGCAAGCGCGGCGAGCAGGGCCGGGTGATCGTCGTGTTCCCCGACGACGTCCTGGCCCTGCTGCTGCCGGGCGACCCGATCCTGGTCCGGGCGCACGGGCAGGGCGCCGCACCGGTGGGTGCGGTGACCATGATCAATACGGATCCGGATTTTCTCGACCGGCTCCCGATCGCGGTGGACGACGGCGTCGTCCGGGCGTCCGTGCGTGCCGTCGTGCCGTCGGCCCTGGCCGGTAACGGCATCGGCCGCCCGGCGCACCTGTGGGACCTCGACCTGCAGGTGACGGCGGTGACCGCGGCCGCCGCCGGGCTGTCCGGGCTGCGGCTGGGCGACCTGGTCGCCATCGACGACCTGGACGTGCGGCACAACGCCGGCTACCGCCGGGGCTGGCGCACCGTGGGCCTGATCGTGCACGGCGGCAGCCCGCAACCCGGCCACGGACCGGGCCTGATG includes:
- a CDS encoding DUF4438 domain-containing protein; this encodes MKTVAMNLGGVVETPQMPSSPYLVDVDGHPYVPIGTAGIVLGVRLGDGVFDHDADHAAPGVTLAHADQAARHGLTALACLGNEAVVHGGAAAGRRGRVLGKRGEQGRVIVVFPDDVLALLLPGDPILVRAHGQGAAPVGAVTMINTDPDFLDRLPIAVDDGVVRASVRAVVPSALAGNGIGRPAHLWDLDLQVTAVTAAAAGLSGLRLGDLVAIDDLDVRHNAGYRRGWRTVGLIVHGGSPQPGHGPGLMPMFCGPQAALTVDVRGDQHRGVTADDIGFRL